The genomic interval TGGCGGCTGTTCGACGGACTCGGACACTTCCCCCATGAGGAGGATCCGGTGGCGTTCTCGACGGAGCTGGTCAACTGGCTCAAGGACCCGGAACCGGACCGCTGAGACCCGGTCGGCGCACCGCCGAGCGCGACGGAACGTCCGTTCTCCGAACGGCCAATTGCCCGGCGCATAGGCCAATCGGTGGACCCCGGGGCGATTACCGACCTTTGGGGCCGGGCACAGAGCTCTGTATGGGCTGGACGCACGACTACCGAGACGTGACGCAGGAGCGGGGCGCCGAGGGCGACGCCGCAGTGGCTGTGAGCGAGGTGGCCGAGAGGGCGCGGGGTGAGCACCGGCCGGTGGCCGGGCCCGACCCGCTCATCGGCATCCCGCGGATCATCCGCCGGCGAGCCCGCTGGGTGTCGGCGCGGCTGCGTCACCATCCGCGCGGCCGCTGACGGCTCCGCGGCGCTCCAACGGACCGGGCGGGCACCCCTCGGGGTACCCGCCCCACATCCGTCCGAGGGGCCTCATGGGGCTCAGAGGGCGCAGCCCTGGGTGTTCACCCTCCCGGTGGCCGTACGGCCGCTGAGGGCGTCCTGTCGCACTTCGTCGGCCGTGAGGGCGTAGCCGGTGTCGGCGTCGTCGAGGGACTTCGCGAAGACCACGCCGTAGACCTTGCCATCCGGGGTGAGCAGCGGTCCGCCGGAGTTGCCCTGGCGCACGGTGGTGTAGAGGGAGTAGACGTCGCGGCGGACGTTGCCGCGGTGGTAGATGTCCGGACCGTTGGCCTGGACGCGGCTGCGGATGCGCGCGGCGCGGACGTCGTAGGAGCCGTTCTCGGGGAAGCCCGCGACGATGGCGCTGCGGCCCGTCTCGGCGTCGGAGTCGGCGAAGTCGAGGACCGGCGCCCGGAGCTGCGGCACGTCGAGGACGGCGATGTCGCGCTTCCAGTCGTAGAGGACGACCTTCGCGTCGTAGTGCCTGCCCTGGCCGCCGACCTGGACGGTCGGCTCGTCGACGCCCCCGACGACGTGGGCGTTGGTCATCACCCGGTGCGGGGCGAAGACGAAGCCGGTGCCCTCCAGGACCTTGCCGCAGCTGGGCGCGGTGCCGACGACCTTGACGATGCTGCGCTGGGCATCCGTGGCGACGGGGCTGGAGGCGAGCCTCGGGTCGGGCGCCGGCACGGAGGTGATGGGCTCGGTGGAGAAGGGCGCGAAGACCTGCGGGAAGCCGTTCTGCGCGAGCGCGGTGCTGAAGTCGGCGAACCAGGTGTTGGCCTGCGCCGGGACGACCCGTGCGACGCCGAGCAGCACCTTGGAGTTGCGGACCTCCTTACCGAGGGTCGGCAGCGAGGTGCCGGCGAGCGCGGAGCCGATGAGCCAGGCGACCAGCAGCATCGCCAGGACGTTGACGAGCGCGCCGCCGGTGGCGTCGAGCGCGCGGGCGGGCGACCAGGTGATGTGGCGGCGGAGCTTGTTGCCCAGGTGCGTGGTCGCGGCCTGGCCGATCGAGGCGCACACGATGATGATCACGACGGCCGCGACGGCGGCCCATATGCCCGGGGTGGCCTCGCCGGTCGCGCTGTCCCAGATCAGGGGCAGCAGATAGACGGCGACCAGTCCGCCGCCGACGAACCCGATCACGGACAGCACCCCGACGACGAAGCCCTGGCGGTAGCCGACGACGGCGAACCACACGGCGGCGACCAGCAGCACGATGTCCAGCACGTTCACCGGGAGATGCCTCGCAATGATGTTGTCGGCGGTGGCGTCGGCCCCGCGTGCGGTGGGGCCTGGATCACCGTCTCATGCCCTTCAGGCCCGCCAGTCCAGCGGGACCTGCCGGGCCCGGTCCCAGGGCAGTTCCCAGCCCGCGTAGTGCAGGATCCGGTCGATCACGCCTGCGGTGAACCCCCATACGAGCGCGCCGCCGACCTGGAAAGCGGGGCCGGTGTGACCGCTGGGGTGCTTGGCCGTCGCCCGGTTCCCCGGGTCGGTCAGCTCGGCCACGGGCACGGTGAAGACGCGGGCGGTCTCGGCCTGGTCGACGGGGGCGACCGGGCTGGGCTCACGCCACCAGCCGAGGACGGGAGTCACGACGAAGCCGCTCACCGGGATGTAGAGCTGCGGGAGCACCCCGAAGATCTGCACCCCGGACGGGTCGAGGCCGGTCTCCTCCTCCGCCTCGCGCAGCGCGGCCCGCACCAGGCCGCCGCCGGCCGGGTCGCCGTCCCCGGGGTCGAGGGCGCCGCCGGGGAAGGACGGCTGGCCCGCGTGCGAGCGCAGCGTGCCCGAGCGCTCCATCAGGAGCAGTTCGGGGCCCTTGGGGCCGTCGCCGAAGAGGATGAGCACGGCGGACTGCCGGCCACCCTTGTCGGGGGGCAGGAAGCGGCTGAGCTGGTGGGGCTCGATCGTCTCCGAGGCGCGCGCCACGGGCTCCAGCCACTCGGGCAGCCCTTCGGCGGTGATGGTGGCCCGCTGGCCGTACGTGCTCGTCATACGTGTCCCCTCGGCTGTGGTGCGGTCACTGGGCGGGCGCTTCGGAGCGGGCGGCGGACGGCCCCCGGGCGGGCCTCCGCGGCCGGCCCCTCCGGCACGTCATCGGGTGGTCATGCGGCTCCCAGGGGAGCGGCCGGCAGGCCCGGGTAGTCCGGCGGGGGCTTGAGCCGCTGGCCCGGCAGGCCGCCCTTCTCGTACTTCAGGAGCTTCCTGGCCTTGTCCGGGTCCGTCTCGCCCTCGCCGTAGGACGGGCAGAGCGGGGCGATGGGGCAGGCGCCGCAGGCGGGCTTGCGGGAGTGGCAGATGCGCCGGCCGTGGAAGACGACGCGGTGCGAGAGCATCGTCCACTCGCTCTTCGGGAAGAGGTCGCAGATCACGGCCTCGACCTTCTCCGGGTCCGTCTCGTCGGTCCACTTCCAGCGCCGGACGAGCCGCCCGAAGTGGGTGTCCACGGTGATCCCGGGAACGCCGAAGGCGTTGCCCAGGACGACGTTGGCGGTCTTGCGGCCGACGCCGGGCAGCGACACCAGGTCCTCCAGGCGGCCCGGCACCTCACCGTCGAAGCGGTCCCGCAGGGCGGTGGAGAGCCCTATGAGCGACTTGGCCTTGGCGCGGAAGAAGCCCGTCGGCCGGATCAGCTGCTCCAGCGCCTCCGGATCGGCGGCGGCCATGTCCTCGGGCGTCGGGTAGGCGGCGAAGAGGGCGGGGGTGGTCTGGTTGACCCTGAGGTCGGTGGTCTGGGCGGAGAGGACCGTGGCGACCAGCAGCTCGAAGGAATTCTCGAAGTCGAGCTCGGGGTGGGCGTAGGGATAGACCTCGGCGAGCTCGCGGTTGATCCGGCGGGCACGGCGGACGAGGGCGGTCCGGGACTCGGGCCTGGTGCCCGCTTCGGGAGCCTTCCCACGGCCGGCCCCGGTGCCGGATTTCGCGGCGGGCTCGGTGCCGGTCCTCGTGCCGGATCTGGTGGCGGCGGCCTTGGCGCCGGTCCTGGTCGCGGCCTTCCCGGATCCCGTGGATTTCCCGGAAGGAGAATCGGAAGAAGTCATTCCATCTCCCCGTTCGGCCGTCTTCGCCTTCGGCATTTTGGGGTCGCTCGCGGCTTTCGTCTTTTTCGCGGGCAGGCGTTCGCCCACAGCGGAATCCTGCGGCCGGGTCACCCTTCCGGCCCCCTTGCCCTGTGCTCTCACCGGCGTATTGGACACCCGGCCAGACTAAAGCCCGGCGCCGACATCCTGCCCGCGCGCGGGAAAACCGCAGCCCGATCGGACCCCTGCCGTAGGGCTTCCGGCGACGATGCGCGACACTTGTGTTTGATCACACAGTTTTACCGACGGGCATCATGGGGACCACGGTCCTCTGTGCATGTCGACAAGGAGAGAACTCGTGGACGACGTTCTGCGGCGCGCCCCGCTTTTCGCGGCGCTCGATGACGAGCAGGCCGCTGAGCTGCGCGCCTCCATGGGCGAGGCGACCCTCGCGAGGGGCGACGCCCTGTTCCACGAAGGGGACCCCGGTGACCGGCTCTACGTGGTGACCGAGGGCAAGGTGAAGCTCCACCGCACCTCCCCGGACGGCCGCGAGAACATGCTGGCCGTCCTCGGCCCGGGCGAGCTCATCGGGGAGCTGTCGCTCTTCGACCCCGGACCGCGCACCGCCACCGCCACCGCCCTGACCGAGGTCAAGCTGCTCGGCCTGGGCCACGGCGACCTCCAGCCCTGGCTCAACGCCCGGCCCGAGGTGGCGACCGCGCTGCTGCGCGCCGTCGCGCGCCGCCTGCGCCGGACCAACGACTCGATGTCGGACCTCGTCTTCTCCGACGTCCCCGGCCGGGTCGCCAAGGCGCTCCTGGACCTGTCGCGCCGCTTCGGCGTGCAGTCCGAGGAAGGCATCCACGTGGTGCACGACCTCACGCAGGAGGAGCTGGCCCAGCTGGTCGGCGCCTCCCGCGAGACGGTCAACAAGGCGCTCGCGGACTTCGCCGGCCGCGGCTGGCTCCGGCTGGAGGCCCGCGCGGTGATCCTGCTGGACGTGGAGCGGCTCGCCAAGCGGTCCCGCTGACGCGAAGGGGGCGTACGCCCCCGGTGCGCCCGTGAGGGAACGCACCCGTGAACGCATCGAAGGCCCCCGCCGGGAACGGCGGGGGCCTTCGGCGTGCGGTCGCGCGAGCCGGACGTCCCGAAGACCGACGGGCGAGCGATCCGGACGGGGCGGCGAGGGACGGGCTCGGGGACGAACGGGTCCGCAGACGAACGGGCGGCACGGTCCGGGAGAACAGGCGCGGAGGCCGGCGGCCTCGCCGACAAGGCCGTCACCGGAAACGCGCCGTCACGGAAGGCACGCCGCCACCCGCGCCCCGACCGCACCCGGCGGGCGGCACCTCACCGCGCGAAGGTGCCGTAAAGGGCCGTGAGCAGGGCCAGCAGGCCCGTAAGGGCGGCCAGTGAGGGAAGAGGCCACCGGCCGCGTTCCAGGGCGTCCAGGCGGCTCTCATGATCGGCGAGCTGGCGGTCGCTCTGGTCGCTGCGCTGCACCAGCAGCGCGAGCGAGCCGTCGACCCGGGCGAAGCCGGCCTCCATGGTGCCGCGCATCCGCTCCAGTTCCAGGGCGACGGCCGCGGCGTCGTCCGCCGACGGTGAGCGGGTCAGAGGTGTCATGGGCGACGCCGGTACCCGGCCGGGCCGGCGCCCGGGGTACGGCCGTCGGCGACCGCACCCGCGGGGCCGGTCCCGGGGTCCGGGTGGTGGTCCCGTTCCCGGTCGACGAGGGCGATCAGCTCCTCGTCGCGGCGGGCTCCGGCGTCGGTGCGCAGCCATCCGGGCAGCAGCGCCTGGACGCCGGGCAGGGCCATGACGCGGGTCAGGCCGCCCGCGACGGCGAGGGCCCCGGCCACCCAGGGCAGGGCGGCGGGGACGCCCGACGCGTCGACGACGGCGGGCAGGACGAGCGCGATGCCGACCGCGGTCTGAAGGACCGTGCGGGCGGTGCGCTTGGCGGCTTCGGACATGGTGGTGAGGTCCTTTCCCAGTCGGGTTCCCGAGAAGGGCGGGCCGGACGCCCGGTAAGGATCCGGTCGGGCCGGCGGGGGTCCGGCGCGGCCCGGTCGTCAGGAGCGCGGCACCTTCAGCCGGTCCCAGCTGACGCGGCCCGGTATCCCGTCGGCGTCCGCACCCGAGAAGCCGAGCCGGCGCTGCCAGGCGGCGTACGAGGCCCGGTCGGCGTCCGTCCACTCCGGGCCGGGCCCGACGGAGTACCGGCCGCAGCCCTCGGCGACCAGCCGGCGGCCCATCGCGGTGATCACCGCGCTCTCCCGCCCGTCGGCGAAGAACCCGGCACCGGGGAAGGGCTCGTAGCCCCCCGCGCCACCGGGGCCGGGGGAAGGGGCCGGGCCCGGACCGGCGGCCAGCCGGCGCGCGATCCGGTCCCGCATCCCCGGCATCGAGAAGGACGGGTCGATCTTGCGGGCGGTCCACTCCTTGTGGCCGACGACGCTCGCCGCGCCCCAGCCGTGCGCCCGGCAGAGGGCGGCGGAGACGCGCTCCACGGTGGCCAGCTGGGCGTCCGGGTAGGGGTCGTCGCCGTCGCCGAGGTTCTCGATCTCGAAGCCGTAGAAGTGGACGTTGCCGTCGACGGCGTCGGGCCCCGGCCGGGACGGCGTACGGGTCTCGGCGCAGACGGCCTGGTAGGTCGCGTACGCGCCGCGGCCGGCGTGGTTCGTACGCCCGTACCCGACGAGGTGCACGGCGCCGTCCTTGGTGAGGACGCCGATGCACAGCGGGCCGGGCAGGTCGTCCATGCCGTCGTAACAGAGGTCGACGCTGTCGGTCCCCGCGGTGTGATGCAGCATCACACCGTTGACGGGCCCCCAGGGGCCGACGTGGTTGCGGTTGTGCGTGCGCCAGTCGCCGTGCTCGACGACTCGGACGCCTTCGGCGCGCAGGGCGGCGAGGAAGCCGTCCGCGGTGAGGGGTGTGGACATGCGGAACTCCCTTGCGAGAGGGGTCGGCGGAACGGGCCCCGCGCGCACTCCGGAGCCGGAGTGCGCGCGGGGGATGCGGTGGTGAGGGCCGGAGGGGAGGCGTGGGAAAGCCTGTCGCGCTCCGGCGCGACGCTCAGGACTGCACGCCGTAGAGCGCGCGCGGCGATACCCAGATGGTGCTGTTGGCGTTGGCCTTCGCCTGGATCTGGAACTCGATCCTGGAGTCGAAGGGCACCCCGATGGGCGCGGTGAACTCCAGCGCCCCCTTGGCCGTGGGTCCCACCTGGTTGCCGTTGACGAGCAGCCGGACCTCTCCCGCGGTGGTCGCGGCGATGTAGGCGTACAGCTTGGGGTGCTGGGTGAGCGCGTTGCCCCGGTAGAGCGTCGTCCAGGTCGTCTTGTTGGTGTTGTCCCACTTGCCGACGTCCTCGGTCGTGGGCAGCGGGTAGGTGAGGAAGGGACGCGCCAGACCGTGGTCCTTGGTGTCGTCCGCGACGATCACGTTGCCCTTCACGTCGAACATGCGGATCGGCTGGACCCGGTTGTTCACGTGGTCGGTGGTGTAGACGCCGAACGCCAGGGTGCCGTCCTCGCGGCGCAGCAGCATCCCTTGCTGCGCCGTGCCGTCCGGGTGGTCGGGCCCGACCCGGCCCACGTAGAAGATGCTCGATCCGTCGGTGTCCAGGACCTGGAGGCTGCCGCCCTGGCCGATGACCACCCGGCCGCCGATGATCTCGTCCAGGGCCGGGCGGGTGTTGGCGCTGCCCATCAGTGAGCGGACCTGGCGTTCCAGTTCCCTGATGCGGTCCAGCAGGTCGAGCGGTATGGCCGCCATCAGAACCTCTCCAGGTAGAGCTTCGCGGTCTCGTACTGGCCGCGCGCGGGCGGTGTGACGGCGAGGCCGACGACCCGGTAGCGGTCGTTGGTGCCTCCGGCGTGCCACAGGTCGTGCACGCGCAGCCGGATGCCGGCGCCGAGCAGCGCGGGTGTCACCCGGCCGTCGACGCGGATGGTGATCTCCGGGATGGTCTGCGGACGGCGGGCGCGGGCGAGCTGGGCCCGGGCGAGCTCGTTCAGGACCTTCACGTCGGTGACGGCGCTGTGGTCGGACGAGCCGTCCAGGCGCGGCCAGCCCGCGTTGAGGTCGCTCTCGTCCGGGGGCACCGTGGAGACCGACGGAACGGACTTGGCCGTCTGGTTGCGGTTGGGTGACTCGCCGCGCGCGATCCAGAAGTTGGCCTGGAGCGTGGCGTCCTCCGGCAGGCTGTACGTCAGCACGGGTCCGGGCCGGTCGAGGACGATGTCCGTCTGTCCCACCGTGATGACCGGGTGGCCGAGCTGGAGGAGCTTGACGCGCCGGCCGGTCTCCGGGTCGCGGTAGCAGTGGATGCGCCACTCGAAGCCGTCCTCCATGCCCGCCAGGCTGTCCAGGAGCTCCCGGCCCCGGTTGAGCTCGGTCAGGTCGGCCTTGCGGCTGCGGCGCACGCCGGAGACCTCGGTCCCGTAGACGATGCCGATGTCACCGCCGCGCGCCTGCTGGAGGTTGTCGATCAGGCGGCGCGCGATGTCGAACTGGTCGCCCTCGAAAGCGCCGCCGTCGAAGGTGCCGGCGTCGGCGCGGTCCTGGCTCGGCAGGAAGATCCGGTGGTCCAGGTAGGAGTCGAAGGTGCCCGCCTGGATCTGCACCTGCATGCGGCCCCGTTCGTCACCGGAGGGCGTGGACGTCCACAGGACGCCGCCCCACCAGATCTCGCTGCCGCGCTCCAGCCATACGGCCGTGCGGCCGGGCAGGAGCGCCGCCCTCGCCCGCTCGGCGAGTGCCGCGTCGGGCAATGGGAGGGTGGCCGTCAGCGAACCGGTCTTGCCTATGTAGTCGTCGAACTGGACCTCCGTAAGGGAGAAGGCATCGGTCACCTGGTCGGAGCGCAGGTCGCAGAAGAGGGCACGGTAGCCGTCGGCGGGGGTCGTCATGAGGCGGACTCGTAGGTGCCCCACAGGGTGAGGACGTCACCGGCCTTCCAGGCGTAAGGAGCCGTCTTGTCCCAGATGGCGGGCTTGCCGTCGGTCTGGCCGACGCTGTCCTGGATGCTGCGGACGACTCCGCCGTTGGCGGTGGACAGCATGGCGGTGCCGGACCACATGCGCGGGTTGGTGCCGCTGTCGTACCCCAGGGCGCTGATGAAGCGGCCGTCGAGCTTCCAGGGGGTGGCCGCGGGCGTGTAGGGCAGCGAGAACGACCAGTTGGCGTTGGCGTCCTGGGCGGCGAGGTTCGTGGTGGTACCGATCTTGAGGTAGATCCGCACGTGGACGGTGGTGCCGATCTTCGTGGCCGAGCCGGCGAGGAGGCCGTTGCCGACGGCGGGCTGCACGGTGCCGATCTCGGCCCGCCAGACGGGCGTGTAGTCGCTCCACACGGCCGGGGCCGGGTAAGGGGACCAGACGGTGCCGTTCCAGCGCTCCAGGCCGTTGCCGGAGTCCCGGTACTGGCCCGGGTAGGCGCCGGCGAAGGTGGTCCCGCCGGCGAACGGGACGATGCCGCCGGCCGCGACGGTCGCCCGCCGCCGGTCGACGAGACCCGTGTTCCAGTTGATGCCGCCGTTGCCCGCCGAGGCGGCGACCGGGACGGTCACGGCGTACAGCGCGATCGAGGCGGGCGGTGCCGCGGGGGCGGCCGGCACGGCGGCGGGCGTGCCCTTGACGATCTCGACGGCGGCCCGGGACGCGGTGCCCGCGTCCTGCTGCTGGTCGTACACGCGCAGCACGACGAGGTCGATCCGCGGGTTGGCGGGGTCGCCGTCGGCGAAGGTCAGGTTCTCGTAGTCGGTGACGACCACGGGGTAGGCCCCCGCGGTGTCGCTGCCCTGGACCAGGGCGCGGCCGGGGGTGACCTGGGCCGTCATGTTCCCGGACTTGACCACCGTGAGCCCCGAGATGACGAACTTGCCGTCGGCGGAGCCGGGGATGACGCCGTCCCGTGAGGCCAGCGGGCCCTGTGGGACGGCCGTGCCGGT from Streptomyces albireticuli carries:
- a CDS encoding Crp/Fnr family transcriptional regulator, which encodes MDDVLRRAPLFAALDDEQAAELRASMGEATLARGDALFHEGDPGDRLYVVTEGKVKLHRTSPDGRENMLAVLGPGELIGELSLFDPGPRTATATALTEVKLLGLGHGDLQPWLNARPEVATALLRAVARRLRRTNDSMSDLVFSDVPGRVAKALLDLSRRFGVQSEEGIHVVHDLTQEELAQLVGASRETVNKALADFAGRGWLRLEARAVILLDVERLAKRSR
- the nth gene encoding endonuclease III, producing the protein MTSSDSPSGKSTGSGKAATRTGAKAAATRSGTRTGTEPAAKSGTGAGRGKAPEAGTRPESRTALVRRARRINRELAEVYPYAHPELDFENSFELLVATVLSAQTTDLRVNQTTPALFAAYPTPEDMAAADPEALEQLIRPTGFFRAKAKSLIGLSTALRDRFDGEVPGRLEDLVSLPGVGRKTANVVLGNAFGVPGITVDTHFGRLVRRWKWTDETDPEKVEAVICDLFPKSEWTMLSHRVVFHGRRICHSRKPACGACPIAPLCPSYGEGETDPDKARKLLKYEKGGLPGQRLKPPPDYPGLPAAPLGAA
- a CDS encoding MarP family serine protease, whose protein sequence is MNVLDIVLLVAAVWFAVVGYRQGFVVGVLSVIGFVGGGLVAVYLLPLIWDSATGEATPGIWAAVAAVVIIIVCASIGQAATTHLGNKLRRHITWSPARALDATGGALVNVLAMLLVAWLIGSALAGTSLPTLGKEVRNSKVLLGVARVVPAQANTWFADFSTALAQNGFPQVFAPFSTEPITSVPAPDPRLASSPVATDAQRSIVKVVGTAPSCGKVLEGTGFVFAPHRVMTNAHVVGGVDEPTVQVGGQGRHYDAKVVLYDWKRDIAVLDVPQLRAPVLDFADSDAETGRSAIVAGFPENGSYDVRAARIRSRVQANGPDIYHRGNVRRDVYSLYTTVRQGNSGGPLLTPDGKVYGVVFAKSLDDADTGYALTADEVRQDALSGRTATGRVNTQGCAL
- a CDS encoding peptidoglycan-binding protein: MSTPLTADGFLAALRAEGVRVVEHGDWRTHNRNHVGPWGPVNGVMLHHTAGTDSVDLCYDGMDDLPGPLCIGVLTKDGAVHLVGYGRTNHAGRGAYATYQAVCAETRTPSRPGPDAVDGNVHFYGFEIENLGDGDDPYPDAQLATVERVSAALCRAHGWGAASVVGHKEWTARKIDPSFSMPGMRDRIARRLAAGPGPAPSPGPGGAGGYEPFPGAGFFADGRESAVITAMGRRLVAEGCGRYSVGPGPEWTDADRASYAAWQRRLGFSGADADGIPGRVSWDRLKVPRS
- a CDS encoding NUDIX hydrolase, whose amino-acid sequence is MTSTYGQRATITAEGLPEWLEPVARASETIEPHQLSRFLPPDKGGRQSAVLILFGDGPKGPELLLMERSGTLRSHAGQPSFPGGALDPGDGDPAGGGLVRAALREAEEETGLDPSGVQIFGVLPQLYIPVSGFVVTPVLGWWREPSPVAPVDQAETARVFTVPVAELTDPGNRATAKHPSGHTGPAFQVGGALVWGFTAGVIDRILHYAGWELPWDRARQVPLDWRA